The Paenibacillus sp. YPG26 genome includes a window with the following:
- the glyS gene encoding glycine--tRNA ligase subunit beta, giving the protein MAKDLLFEIGLEEVPARFIRAAMDQLKDRMVKWLADSSIAHGEVQAFATPRRLAVLVQGVAEKQEDVHEEVKGPSRKIALDENGAWSKAALGFARSQGVDPEQFTFKELGGTEYIYVSKSTTGVETSAVLAEGLLGILQSMTFPKNMRWGSYEFKFVRPIRWIVALFGKDIVEIEITGVKSGNVTRGHRFLGTDAVITEPSGYIETLRTQHVIVDVNERKKLITSQIEELAASKGWNIAVKEDLLEEVLFLVEVPTVLFGTFEESFLNIPQEVLITSMREHQRYFPVLDSQGSLLPYFVTVRNGGSVALDTIAKGNEKVLRARLSDAKFFYEEDQKLQIKDALSKLETIVFHEELGTVGDKVRRIRKIADSLSEKLSLETATAEEVSRTAEICKFDLVTQMVYEFPELQGVMGEDYARKAGEPEAVAKGILEHYQPKFAGDAVPASMVGSIVSIADKMDTIAGCFSIGIIPTGSQDPYALRRQAAGIVQIVLERKLPLLLSDIFTIALNIHEEMGILKRSTLEIRKDLLDFFGLRVKKTLSDTLRYDVVDAVIAAGYDDVVSVVARGAALMDTVNGEPDFKTTVESFSRVSNLASKASAEKVRSDLLQEEAEKNLYAAWQKVSNDYRKQLSEQNPAAALALLSSLKPTITGFFDSVMVMAEDEQIRSNRLALLAAIDQDLKTFADFSKLVWA; this is encoded by the coding sequence CCGTGCGGCGATGGATCAGCTCAAGGACCGTATGGTCAAATGGCTGGCAGACTCAAGTATTGCACATGGAGAAGTTCAGGCATTTGCAACGCCGAGACGTCTTGCTGTCCTTGTTCAAGGCGTTGCCGAGAAGCAGGAGGACGTTCATGAGGAAGTGAAGGGGCCTTCGCGCAAAATCGCGCTTGATGAGAACGGAGCATGGAGCAAAGCGGCTCTGGGCTTTGCCCGCAGCCAAGGTGTAGATCCGGAACAGTTCACTTTCAAGGAGCTGGGCGGCACTGAATATATTTATGTGAGCAAGAGCACGACTGGTGTGGAGACCTCGGCTGTACTGGCCGAAGGCCTCCTGGGAATTCTGCAGTCGATGACATTCCCCAAGAATATGCGGTGGGGCAGTTATGAATTCAAATTCGTGCGTCCGATCCGCTGGATTGTCGCTCTGTTCGGCAAGGACATCGTGGAGATCGAGATTACCGGTGTGAAATCGGGCAATGTGACCCGGGGACATCGCTTCCTTGGTACGGATGCTGTAATTACAGAGCCATCCGGATACATTGAGACCCTGCGGACCCAGCATGTGATTGTGGATGTGAATGAGCGGAAGAAGCTGATTACATCCCAGATTGAAGAGCTCGCGGCGTCCAAGGGCTGGAATATTGCTGTCAAGGAGGATCTGCTCGAAGAGGTGCTCTTCCTGGTAGAGGTGCCGACCGTACTGTTTGGAACCTTTGAGGAATCTTTCCTCAACATCCCGCAGGAAGTGCTCATCACCTCTATGCGTGAGCACCAGCGTTATTTCCCTGTGCTGGATAGCCAAGGCTCACTGCTTCCATACTTCGTTACCGTTCGTAACGGAGGTTCGGTCGCTCTGGACACCATTGCCAAAGGGAACGAGAAGGTACTGCGGGCGCGTCTGTCTGATGCTAAATTCTTCTACGAAGAAGATCAGAAGCTCCAGATTAAGGATGCCCTGTCCAAGCTTGAGACTATTGTCTTCCACGAGGAGCTCGGCACCGTTGGTGATAAAGTCCGCCGGATCCGGAAGATCGCGGACAGTCTGTCCGAGAAGCTGAGTCTTGAGACAGCGACGGCAGAAGAAGTCAGCCGTACAGCTGAAATCTGCAAATTCGATCTTGTCACCCAGATGGTGTATGAGTTCCCTGAGCTGCAAGGTGTAATGGGAGAGGATTATGCCCGCAAGGCTGGAGAACCGGAGGCGGTTGCCAAAGGTATCCTGGAGCATTATCAGCCTAAATTCGCCGGTGATGCCGTTCCAGCATCCATGGTTGGATCTATTGTAAGCATCGCGGATAAAATGGATACGATTGCCGGCTGCTTCTCGATCGGCATCATCCCTACCGGCTCCCAGGATCCTTACGCGCTTCGTCGTCAGGCGGCGGGTATTGTACAGATTGTTCTGGAACGCAAGCTGCCGCTGCTGCTGTCGGACATCTTCACAATTGCATTGAACATTCATGAGGAAATGGGCATCCTGAAGCGGTCAACTCTTGAGATTCGCAAGGATTTGCTTGATTTCTTCGGACTTCGTGTGAAAAAGACCCTGTCAGATACCCTGCGTTATGATGTCGTTGATGCGGTCATTGCTGCAGGATATGACGATGTGGTCTCTGTTGTTGCCCGCGGAGCGGCATTAATGGATACCGTGAACGGGGAGCCTGATTTCAAGACAACCGTTGAATCCTTTAGCCGTGTTAGCAATCTGGCTTCCAAAGCTTCTGCCGAGAAGGTCAGATCCGACCTGCTGCAGGAAGAAGCGGAGAAGAATCTGTATGCGGCGTGGCAGAAGGTGTCGAATGACTACCGGAAGCAGCTGTCAGAGCAGAATCCGGCTGCGGCGCTTGCGCTGCTTAGCAGCTTGAAGCCAACCATTACAGGCTTCTTCGATTCGGTAATGGTTATGGCGGAGGATGAGCAGATCCGGTCCAACCGTCTTGCGCTTCTGGCGGCAATAGATCAGGATTTGAAGACCTTTGCCGATTTCAGCAAGCTGGTTTGGGCCTAG
- a CDS encoding YaiI/YqxD family protein translates to MRIVVDGDSCPVKDEISRTGRSLNVPVLMVSSYDHVLRAEEGVSVIQVDRSSQSADLFIANHIASGDVVITQDYGLAALALAKSCAVLSPRGESYHSGNIDYLLERRHYHAKARRGGKYAKGPKPFTDEDRQAFQRELTKVLLKLQENVGF, encoded by the coding sequence ATGAGAATTGTAGTCGATGGCGATTCCTGCCCTGTAAAAGATGAGATCAGCCGGACCGGCCGCAGTCTGAATGTTCCGGTCCTCATGGTCTCGTCCTACGATCACGTTCTTCGTGCCGAAGAGGGAGTCTCTGTAATCCAGGTGGACCGGAGCTCCCAGAGTGCCGATTTGTTTATCGCTAATCATATTGCTTCAGGAGATGTTGTCATTACGCAGGACTATGGTCTGGCCGCTTTAGCGCTAGCCAAGTCCTGCGCTGTGCTTTCACCCCGCGGGGAGAGCTATCACAGCGGCAACATTGACTATCTGCTTGAGCGGAGGCATTACCATGCCAAGGCAAGAAGAGGCGGTAAATATGCCAAGGGGCCCAAACCATTTACAGATGAGGACCGGCAGGCCTTTCAGCGCGAATTGAC